The following are encoded in a window of Prevotella melaninogenica genomic DNA:
- a CDS encoding DMT family transporter codes for MNNSSTIKGYGYASLSAITFGTIPLFSIPVMESGMLLPSVLIYRFAFGCLFMMAILLWRKQNLHIRWGDGLRITFLSILYAVSAVCLFSSYEYMPGGIATTLLFSYPVWTEVLLILFFNEKLTIRISLAILLAIAGVAFLGGIGHTDGIKSMWGVTLAMSSGLLYAIYMVLFPNMRIRKLPALKVNFYIFFMAMLLLILYATFTTGGVQRITNADSFLSLILLGLIPTTISNVTLVRSLTLIDSASVAILGAFEPLTAMTIGITLMGEPLTTSIIIGCVLIITSVIILITKGKTLPNPLRKYAEHQE; via the coding sequence GTGAATAATTCTTCCACTATAAAGGGTTATGGTTATGCCAGCCTTTCTGCAATTACGTTCGGTACTATCCCGCTTTTCTCTATTCCTGTAATGGAATCGGGAATGTTATTGCCGTCAGTTTTAATCTATCGTTTCGCCTTCGGTTGTCTTTTTATGATGGCGATCCTCTTATGGCGTAAGCAAAATCTACATATACGATGGGGAGATGGACTCCGTATCACGTTCCTTTCGATTCTGTATGCTGTGTCGGCTGTATGCCTTTTCAGTAGTTACGAATATATGCCTGGTGGTATAGCTACTACCCTGCTGTTCTCTTATCCGGTATGGACGGAGGTTCTTCTCATTCTTTTCTTTAACGAAAAACTTACAATTCGCATATCCTTAGCCATTTTACTTGCTATTGCTGGTGTAGCTTTTCTTGGTGGAATAGGGCATACAGACGGTATTAAGTCGATGTGGGGTGTTACACTTGCCATGTCGTCAGGACTGCTGTATGCTATCTATATGGTACTTTTCCCTAACATGCGTATTCGTAAATTGCCAGCGTTGAAGGTTAATTTCTATATCTTCTTTATGGCAATGTTGCTACTAATCCTTTATGCAACATTTACGACAGGAGGGGTACAACGAATCACGAATGCAGACTCTTTCCTTTCACTGATACTATTGGGTTTGATTCCAACCACTATCAGTAATGTTACGTTGGTTCGTTCACTCACCTTGATTGATTCTGCCAGTGTTGCTATCTTAGGAGCCTTTGAGCCACTCACTGCAATGACTATTGGTATCACACTCATGGGCGAACCACTCACAACATCTATTATTATTGGTTGTGTACTTATCATTACTTCCGTAATCATTCTT
- a CDS encoding thiamine phosphate synthase, whose translation MIQFITHANNRYDYLDGVRMALEGGCRWIQLRMKDASEEEILKTAESTRKLCRQYDAVFLLDDYVELVERSGADGVHLGKNDMPIDKARRLLGKDKIIGGTANTFEDVKRIYSAGADYIGCGPFRFTTTKKKLSPILGLNGYSRIIEQMTAYGINIPVIAIGGILLQDVSDIMQTGVSGVAISGAILNANNDDKPVTTMKRFINELKSNNK comes from the coding sequence ATGATACAATTTATTACACATGCCAATAATCGCTATGATTACTTAGATGGCGTTCGTATGGCACTTGAAGGAGGATGCCGATGGATTCAACTTCGAATGAAGGATGCTTCAGAAGAGGAGATTCTGAAGACTGCAGAAAGTACGAGAAAACTATGCAGACAATACGATGCAGTCTTCCTTCTTGATGACTATGTAGAACTGGTAGAAAGGTCAGGAGCTGATGGTGTGCATCTTGGTAAGAACGATATGCCTATCGATAAAGCACGTCGTCTTCTTGGAAAGGATAAAATCATTGGTGGTACAGCAAATACTTTTGAGGATGTCAAACGTATCTATTCTGCTGGAGCAGACTACATTGGTTGCGGTCCATTCCGCTTTACTACTACCAAGAAAAAGCTATCTCCTATCTTAGGGTTAAATGGCTATAGCCGTATCATTGAGCAAATGACTGCTTACGGGATTAATATCCCTGTCATTGCTATTGGTGGTATACTTCTACAAGATGTATCGGATATAATGCAGACAGGGGTAAGTGGCGTAGCTATTAGTGGTGCTATCCTTAATGCTAACAATGATGATAAGCCAGTTACCACAATGAAAAGATTTATCAATGAACTTAAATCAAACAATAAATGA
- the thiC gene encoding phosphomethylpyrimidine synthase ThiC translates to MKTEFKFSYPSSEKVYLSGRLYPELKVGMRKVHLTPTVTIKKGERCEENNAPVYIYDTSGAYSDPNIDINLECGLPKLRQSWVIKRKERQTQMYFAKQGIITEEMEYVAIRENMNCEELGIDTRITPAFVCKEIAEGRAVIPANTKHPESEPMIIGTNFLVKINANIGNSSTSSDIEQEIEKAVWSCKWGCDTLMDLSTGKDIHETRERILRNCPVPVGTVPMYQAFEKVNGKIEALNWEIFRDTLIEQCEQGVDYFTIHCGIRLKNIHLADNRLTGIVSRGGSIISKWCKEHQKESFLYEHFDDICDICARYDVAISLGDGLRPGCTHDANDAAQFAELDTMGELVERAWDKNVQVFIEGPGHVPMHKIKENMDRQIDKCHGAPFYTLGPLVTDIAPAYDHITSAIGASLIGWYGTAMLCYVTPKEHLALPEKEDVRIGVITYKIAAHAADLAKGHPSASIRDNALSKARYDFRWKDQFNLALDPERALEYYKASNSVDANYCTMCGPHFCAARISHSLKNCEE, encoded by the coding sequence ATGAAAACAGAATTCAAGTTTAGTTATCCTTCCTCTGAGAAGGTTTACCTAAGTGGAAGACTCTATCCTGAGCTCAAAGTGGGTATGCGTAAAGTACATCTTACTCCTACTGTTACTATCAAGAAAGGAGAAAGATGTGAGGAAAACAATGCTCCTGTGTATATATATGATACCAGTGGAGCTTACAGTGATCCTAATATTGATATCAACTTAGAGTGCGGACTGCCTAAACTACGACAGTCTTGGGTCATAAAACGTAAGGAAAGACAGACCCAAATGTATTTCGCCAAACAGGGTATTATAACTGAGGAGATGGAATATGTTGCCATCAGAGAGAATATGAATTGTGAGGAATTGGGTATCGACACGCGTATCACTCCAGCGTTTGTATGCAAGGAAATTGCCGAAGGAAGGGCTGTAATACCAGCTAACACAAAGCATCCAGAGTCTGAACCAATGATTATCGGGACAAACTTTCTTGTGAAGATAAACGCCAATATCGGCAATTCCTCCACATCTTCTGATATCGAACAAGAGATTGAAAAGGCGGTTTGGAGTTGTAAATGGGGTTGCGATACATTAATGGATTTATCTACAGGTAAGGATATCCATGAAACACGAGAACGGATTCTTCGCAACTGTCCTGTCCCTGTTGGAACAGTACCTATGTATCAAGCTTTTGAGAAAGTTAATGGAAAGATTGAAGCTCTTAACTGGGAAATCTTCCGTGATACCTTGATTGAACAGTGCGAACAAGGAGTGGATTACTTTACAATTCATTGTGGCATACGACTAAAGAATATACATCTTGCTGACAATCGATTGACAGGTATCGTAAGTCGTGGTGGTAGTATTATCTCTAAATGGTGCAAGGAACATCAGAAAGAGAGTTTCCTCTATGAGCATTTTGATGATATATGTGATATCTGTGCAAGGTATGATGTTGCAATATCATTGGGAGACGGACTACGTCCCGGTTGTACGCACGATGCGAATGATGCGGCTCAATTTGCTGAACTTGACACGATGGGCGAATTAGTTGAGCGTGCATGGGATAAGAATGTACAGGTCTTTATTGAAGGTCCAGGTCATGTTCCAATGCATAAAATCAAAGAGAATATGGACCGACAGATTGATAAGTGCCATGGTGCACCCTTCTATACATTAGGTCCACTTGTCACTGATATTGCTCCAGCTTACGATCATATCACGTCTGCTATTGGTGCATCTCTCATAGGATGGTACGGTACTGCCATGCTATGTTATGTAACACCAAAGGAGCATCTTGCCCTGCCTGAGAAAGAAGATGTACGTATTGGTGTCATCACTTATAAGATAGCTGCTCACGCAGCAGACCTTGCAAAGGGTCATCCAAGTGCTTCTATCCGTGATAATGCATTGAGTAAAGCACGTTATGACTTCCGTTGGAAAGACCAGTTTAACTTAGCACTTGACCCAGAACGTGCGCTTGAATATTACAAAGCAAGCAACTCAGTTGATGCGAACTATTGTACAATGTGCGGTCCACACTTCTGTGCTGCTCGTATTAGTCATTCTCTCAAGAACTGTGAGGAATAA
- the thiD gene encoding bifunctional hydroxymethylpyrimidine kinase/phosphomethylpyrimidine kinase, which translates to MRYICALTIAGSDCSGGAGIQADIKTMSALGVYAATAITSITVQNTKGVQAVHGVSPFIVAEQIKAVMEDIKPDAVKVGMVNDSVTIHAIADTLKFYPNIPTVIDPIMVSTSGFRLMKQDALELFCQSLLPMSTLLTPNLPEAEILSNMKIKNIDDMDIAAQRILSLGCKAVLIKGGHMTGDRKIDRLYMTNGIVQTFTHKTIDTQNTHGTGCTLSSAITSFIARGLNLADAIAAAKHYLSQTLAAGKDIHIGEGHGPVNHFFNPEKLITL; encoded by the coding sequence ATGAGATATATTTGTGCATTGACAATTGCAGGCTCTGACTGTAGCGGTGGAGCTGGAATACAAGCAGACATAAAGACTATGTCAGCCTTAGGCGTCTATGCAGCAACTGCTATTACATCTATTACTGTGCAAAATACGAAAGGTGTACAGGCTGTTCATGGGGTGAGCCCTTTTATCGTTGCAGAGCAGATTAAGGCGGTTATGGAAGATATAAAACCTGATGCTGTAAAGGTTGGGATGGTAAATGACAGTGTTACTATACACGCCATAGCTGATACGCTGAAGTTTTATCCGAACATTCCGACAGTGATTGATCCGATTATGGTATCTACAAGTGGCTTTAGACTTATGAAACAAGATGCTTTAGAACTATTTTGTCAATCCTTGCTTCCTATGTCTACCCTACTGACCCCTAATCTTCCTGAGGCAGAAATATTGTCAAACATGAAAATAAAAAACATTGATGACATGGATATAGCAGCACAAAGAATCCTGAGTTTGGGCTGTAAAGCTGTCTTGATAAAAGGAGGACATATGACAGGAGATAGAAAGATAGACCGATTATATATGACGAATGGAATAGTACAAACTTTTACCCATAAGACAATAGACACCCAAAACACTCATGGAACAGGCTGTACCCTCTCCTCTGCTATCACTTCCTTTATAGCACGTGGACTGAATTTAGCTGATGCCATAGCTGCTGCAAAACACTATCTTTCTCAAACATTGGCGGCTGGTAAGGATATTCATATAGGCGAAGGACACGGACCTGTTAACCATTTCTTTAATCCTGAGAAACTAATAACTTTATGA